From Lysinibacillus sp. SGAir0095, the proteins below share one genomic window:
- a CDS encoding CpsD/CapB family tyrosine-protein kinase, producing the protein MFMLKKKNKKSNSLARKIIVATNPKSINAEQYRTIRTNINFSMPDQELRTLLVTSASPSEGKSTTASNIATVFSQEGKKVLLVDADMRKPTSHYTFKLRNSHGLSSVLTRQCEVEEAIQYAEIENLYVLPSGPIPPNPAELLASKNMNALTNRLLEDFDLLVFDTPPILSVADAQIVSNKTDAAVLVINTGKSEKESAIKAKELLDAAKANTIGVILNNYNIENSHYYYYYYGSEE; encoded by the coding sequence ATGTTTATGCTGAAGAAAAAGAACAAAAAATCGAATTCGTTGGCAAGGAAAATTATAGTGGCTACCAATCCAAAGTCTATCAATGCCGAGCAATACCGAACGATTCGAACAAATATCAATTTCTCGATGCCAGACCAGGAATTACGTACACTTTTGGTAACCTCTGCATCCCCATCAGAAGGGAAATCAACAACGGCTTCAAATATCGCTACAGTCTTCTCTCAGGAAGGGAAGAAAGTGCTTCTAGTGGATGCTGATATGCGCAAACCCACTTCGCACTATACATTTAAGCTGCGAAATTCTCACGGCTTATCCAGCGTTCTGACAAGACAATGCGAAGTAGAAGAGGCTATCCAATACGCAGAAATCGAAAACTTGTATGTATTGCCAAGTGGACCAATCCCACCAAATCCGGCAGAATTACTAGCCTCAAAAAATATGAATGCTCTCACAAATCGCTTGTTGGAGGATTTCGATTTACTAGTGTTTGATACACCGCCCATTCTATCAGTAGCGGATGCACAAATCGTATCGAACAAAACCGATGCCGCTGTACTGGTAATCAATACAGGGAAATCCGAAAAAGAAAGTGCCATCAAGGCAAAAGAACTTTTGGATGCTGCCAAAGCCAATACCATTGGTGTCATCTTAAACAACTATAATATCGAAAATAGTCACTACTATTATTATTACTATGGAAGTGAGGAGTAA
- a CDS encoding tyrosine-protein phosphatase has translation MIDMHSHVLWNVDDGPKTQEESMQLLEQAAREGITDLISTSHSHHPQFNAKFDIVTEQIEQLQQELTNRHIPLTLYTGHEVRLNEKLMNLIQQGEVHRLANSSYLLLELPSSHVPTYTKNIINALAVEGITPIIAHPERNKGIAEKPERLERLIREGAVAQITAGSLAGQFGKSIQKLSLDLVRANLVHTYGSDVHNLTTRPFLFEKGLDYLEKKKELDSVDMLLQNNKSIIYNEPFVLFEPEEVKIRKWWSLL, from the coding sequence ATGATAGATATGCATAGCCATGTATTGTGGAATGTCGACGATGGCCCCAAAACACAAGAAGAATCAATGCAATTACTGGAACAAGCTGCAAGGGAAGGCATTACAGATCTCATCTCCACCTCTCATAGTCATCATCCTCAATTTAACGCAAAATTCGACATTGTCACTGAACAAATCGAGCAATTGCAACAGGAATTAACAAACCGCCACATTCCTCTGACCCTCTATACGGGGCATGAAGTGCGTTTAAATGAAAAGCTAATGAACTTAATCCAACAAGGAGAAGTTCATCGATTAGCCAATTCCAGCTACTTATTATTGGAATTACCCTCAAGTCATGTCCCAACCTATACAAAAAATATTATCAATGCCTTAGCAGTTGAGGGGATTACGCCGATTATCGCGCATCCAGAGAGAAACAAGGGAATCGCGGAAAAGCCTGAAAGATTGGAACGCTTGATCCGAGAAGGGGCTGTAGCACAAATTACAGCGGGAAGTTTAGCAGGACAATTTGGGAAATCCATTCAAAAGCTCTCGCTGGATTTAGTGCGTGCAAATCTGGTCCATACATATGGGTCGGATGTCCATAACTTAACAACAAGACCCTTTCTATTTGAAAAAGGCTTGGATTATTTAGAAAAAAAGAAAGAATTAGACTCGGTTGATATGTTATTGCAGAATAACAAAAGTATCATATATAATGAACCGTTTGTGCTTTTTGAACCAGAAGAGGTGAAAATACGCAAATGGTGGAGTTTATTATAA